The nucleotide sequence AAAGCATCGTATCACACCTCGGCTTTCCAGAGTCCGTGGAGGTTGCAATATTCTCTCAAGGTATATTTCCCCGGTGGCAAACAAAAGACCGCTTCTGGAGCATCGCCGGGTTTAAGAAATTGTTTATAAGCCTTGCCTTGTTCATCAATCACTTCGATCCACTCAATATAGTGCTTTTCTTCCATCGGATGAGCTACACTTCCGACTTTGACCTTGAGCCCTTCCGTTACCTGTTCAGCAACCGGCACATGCTTTTCCTTTGAGGCATCCACGGTGTTCTCAACAAACAGCTTCATGGGCTGTCCGCAGCAAACCAGTTCACCTTTGCCACCGTGTAACACTTCAACGATGTTCCCGCAAACTTCACATTTGTAAACCTGGAGCTTCTCTGCCATTTTTTACCTCCTTATTTTTCAGTGGTTCTAATTAGACACAGGCTCTGGCAGCCGCCAAAGCTGCTTCATAATTTGGTTCGTGACTGACTTCTGGAACGAGTTCTCTGTATTTTATAATCCCATCACGCGAGATTACGAATACAGCACGAGCAAGGAGTCTCAAATCTTTTATAAGCACGCCGTAATTTTTGCCAAAAGAAGCAGAACGATGGTCAGAAAGGGTTATCACCTGAGCCGATTCAGGATCAATACCTGCTGCTCCACACCATCT is from Thermodesulforhabdaceae bacterium and encodes:
- a CDS encoding desulfoferrodoxin, which produces MAEKLQVYKCEVCGNIVEVLHGGKGELVCCGQPMKLFVENTVDASKEKHVPVAEQVTEGLKVKVGSVAHPMEEKHYIEWIEVIDEQGKAYKQFLKPGDAPEAVFCLPPGKYTLREYCNLHGLWKAEV